The following proteins are encoded in a genomic region of Nicotiana sylvestris chromosome 4, ASM39365v2, whole genome shotgun sequence:
- the LOC138889629 gene encoding secreted RxLR effector protein 161-like has protein sequence MAKRYNQQEGLDYHEIFSPIAKMVTVRSVIALAVGKDWSLYQMDVFNAFLQGDLLEEVYMDLPQGINLSEEALQSAKPALTPLEVNQKLTIVEYDRVTEIQDKDPLANANKYQKLIGKLLYLTVTRPDISYAVQTLSQFMQLPKKSYMEAAFRLVRYLKATPGMGVLLKRGNVDTLTVFSDLDWEACPMTQRSVSRYAVKLDDLLISWKSKKQHTVSLSSAKAEYLSMAL, from the exons ATGGCAAAAAGATACAATCAACAAGAGGGATTGGACTATCATGAGATATTTTCACCAATTGCAAAGATGGTAACTGTTAGGTCTGTGATAGCACTTGCAGTTGGAAAAGATTGGTCCTTATACCAAATGGATGTCTTTAATGCTTTTCTTCAAGGAGATTTGCTTGAAGAAGTCTATATGGATTTACCACAGG GAATTAATCTAAGTGAGGAAGCACTACAGA gtGCCAAGCCAGCTTTAACACCACTTGAAGTCAATCAGAAGCTTACAATTGTGGAATATGATAGAGTTACTGAGATACAAGATAAAGATCCCTTGGCAAATGCAAATAAGTATCAAAAACTGATTGGGAAGTTGCTCTACCTGACAGTCACTCGACCAGATATTAGCTATGCAGTCCAGACATTGAGTCAATTTATGCAACTACCTAAAAAATCATACATGGAGGCTGCTTTTAGATTAGTGAGATATCTGAAGGCTACACCAGGAATGGGAGTTTTATTGAAGAGAGGGAATGTAGATACATTGACAGTTTTTTCTGATTTAGATTGGGAAGCTTGCCCAATGACACAAAGGTCTGTTAGTCGATATGCAGTTAAACTTGATGATTTATTGATTTCATGGAAATCAAAAAAACAACATACTGTTTCACTAAGCAGTGCTAAAGCAGAATATCTTAGCATggcattgtga